The Papaver somniferum cultivar HN1 chromosome 3, ASM357369v1, whole genome shotgun sequence genome includes a region encoding these proteins:
- the LOC113357219 gene encoding uncharacterized protein LOC113357219, with amino-acid sequence MYTSFCNAANSLSQLYTQAMNQQKLSFQAGERHAQEKLYQWIVRQQEEGSRVMTPDILNYLQNELDYGAEEPHPMSPRLLTQQHYQHPPTNISMNSSGHVSSGSCVPGGGPRLANSDNQVKNSVFSNALSSPVRRNLQHYQLSEGAFHPNNLGMPASGNLNRNNNENIFIHHQSRVSNSPAFNDSTMDMHSDSPDHNPVY; translated from the exons ATGTATACGAGTTTCTGTAACGCTGCTAATTCTTTATCTCAACTCTATACACAAGCCATGAATCAACAGAAACTTTCTTTCCAAGCTGGTGAACGCCATGCTCAG GAGAAACTTTATCAGTGGATTGTACGACAACAAGAGGAAGGATCAAGAGTGATGACTCCTGATATACTCAACTATCTTCAG AATGAGCTCGATTACGGTGCCGAGGAGCCCCACCCAATGTCTCCTAGATTGCTAACCCAACAGCATTATCAACACCCTCCAACAAACATCAGTATGAACTCATCCGGCCATGTCTCCTCTGGTTCATGTGTACCAGGTGGCGGTCCTCGACTGGCAAATTCTGATAATCAAGTTAAGAACTCAGTCTTCTCTAATGCTTTATCCAGTCCTGTTCGTCGAAACCTTCAGCATTATCAGTTATCTGAAGGAGCTTTTCATCCTAACAATTTGGGTATGCCAGCTAGTGGAAATCTAAACAGGAACAATAACGAGAACATATTTATTCATCACCAGAGCAGGGTTTCAAATTCCCCTGCTTTCAATGACTCAACAATGGACATGCATTCAGACAGCCCTGATCATAACCCTGTTTACTAA